ACACGGTACCCACCCCGGAGAAATGCCTCGCAATCAGAGCGGGATTCCGGCTGCCACACCAGACATCGCCGCGAAGAGCCGCCCCCGCCCCACCCATCGCCGTCGCTCGCGGTCCCGGGATGTCCAGCTCAAACGCTCCATATCCCCGGGCAGCCGCCAGCAAGGCCAAGACAAACCATAGCCGCCTCATTGGCTCTTGACTTCCCCCCGCATTTTCCGTATCTTGCAAACAAGATGAGACTTAGCCGCCATATTTGGCCATCTATCCTGACTGTTTGCGCGTTTTTGGTATTCGCCACCCCGGCCTCAGCCCAGCTCCTCTACCCCGAAGTTACCATTGACCTGCAGCGGCTGCCCGAGGAAGCGCAGACCAAGCTCGCCAATCTCGATACCCTGCTCACCACCTACCTGATGAATCTGGATTGGGCAGGGGACGTCTATCAGTACGATTACCCGGTGCAGATCAGCATCTTCTTCACCGACTATAATCCCGATCCGCAGGAGGATCGCTATAAGGCGAAGATGATCGCCACCAACAAGCAGGACGTCCGGCTGGAAGATACTAGGTGGGAATTCGGACTACGCGCTCCCATTCAGGAAATCCGGTTTCAGCCCAATACGTTCCATCCCTTTTCCAGCGTGGTGGAATTCTACATCTGGATTCTGATCGGAATGGAATACGATAGGTTGGAAAAACTGGGGGGACAAACCTACTACGAGAAGGCCCGGAACATCTATCTCGAAAGCTCAGGGACGATCTACTACTTCGGATGGGATTTCCGGAACGAAACGCTGCGAAACATCCTCGATGACGCCAACCAAGCCAAGCGCGAGCTCGATTTCTTCTACTTCACCGGAATCTACTTCGATCAGCAAAAGGACTACAAGAACGCCAAGGACTACTTGTACTATGCGCTGGTCAAACTCGACAAGGTACCCCTGGACATAATGCGACGATTCCTCGAAGTGAATCACCGGCAATTCGCCGAGGCGTTGGTGCGTGCGGGATATCCAAAGGGGATTCAGGCGCTTATGCAGATGGACCCGCAGCACCACAGCGTGTACGAGTCAATCGCGCCCAAAGGTGGGAACAAATGAATATAGCCAGCGGTAGCCAATAAGTCAAGGGCGCAAGTTCCGGTATCATGCAGAATCCGGCCTCATCGAGGCCGGATTCTGCATACATTCTTTGAGGTCATTCAGCTCATTGGATCTTGCGCATGAGTCCAATGACTCGACCGAGGATGCGGAAACCGGGCGTGCCCCGCTCCACCACGATCGGGGAATAGTAGCGATTGGCCGGCTCCAGACAAACCCGGTCCTTCTGCGGCCGGAAGTACTTAACGGTGGCTTCATCACCCAGCAGCGCCACCACAATATCTCCGGGATTGGCCGTTTCCTGCGGCTTGGCAAAGATCACGTCCCCCTCCAGAATTCCCGCGTCAATCATGGAATCGCCCCGCACTCGAAGCGCAAACGTCTCATCCGAACCGGCGATGGAACGATCCACCCGCACGTGTCCTTCGAGATTCTCGGTCGCCAACAGCGGTGTACCGGCCGCCACCCGGCCAATCAGCGGCACCTCGCGGACGGTATCCAGCGGAAACAGGCTGGTCGTACGATCCGTGAGTTCGATGGCGCGCGACAACATCGGGCTTCGCGACAGATAACCCTTCTTCTGGAGGGTATCGAGCAGATAGCGTACTCCATTGGTCGAGGTTACGCCGATTTGCGCCCCGATTTCCCGAAGCGTCGGAGGACGTCCGCGAGTCTGTACCTCGGTCCGAATGTACGCCAATGCCTTCCGCTGCTTGTCGGAAAGTTGATCTGCCATATGAGTACTCCTGGCCTTCTGCACGTGTGTACAGCAATATAAGGAACACTTGTTCAAAAGTCAAGTGTTTTTTCTCTCGATGCAATCCGAACCGCCTATTTCGTTATTTTATCTTGTATTACCTGAAACAATGAATTGGAGAAAAGCCGAAACGCAGGCAAAACACCTGCGTCTTTTCTTCATGGATTGATGTGAGAATCACCGTTCAATAATCAGCGTGACCGGCCCTTCATTAACTAGCGCAACCGACATCTTGGCAGCGAAGATTCCCGTTTCCACCCGCACCCCTTGCCTGCGTAGACATTCGACGAAGTATTCATAGAGCGGTTCGGCCACCTCCGGTTCGGCCGCATCGGTGTAGCTTGGCCGCCGTCCCTTGCGGGCATCCCCCAGGAGGGTGAATTGACTGATGACCAACGCCTCGCCCCCGACTTCCAGGAGACTGCGGTTCATGCGGTCGTTCTCGTCCTGGAAGATCCGCAGTTCCGCCGTCTTGCGCGCTCCCCATTCGAGAATCGCTTCGCCGTCTTCCTTCTCCACTCCCAAGAGTACCACCAGACCGGTTCCGATCTTCCCCACAACTTTGCCATTGACCGAGACCTGAGCGCTGGAGACTCGCTGCAATACAATCTTCACGACCGGTCACTCCCAAATCACAAAGTCGCTGATGGTCGGCTCCATCCAAACCGATCCTTCTACCACGGCCGAGTCTCCCTCCAAAACTACGCGTTGAAGCCGCTGTCCGGCCTGTGACAGAACGAACCATGTGGCATTATACGCCGAGTATCGTACGCGGATTGCCGCACTATCCACCGGCGTGGAATACCAACGGCCTGCGGTGAGATCATAAACATACAGCGTACCTCCGAGGGAGTCGGCGGCGGCAAGATAGCAGCCGTCAAGGCTCACGGAAAGATCCCACGGCCCACGGCCCATCTCCCAACAGGAAAGGCTCTCCTGCAAAGCCACATCGAATTCGGCTATACGGCCCGGTGTGCCGTTGAATCCAACGAATACCTTGCTGCCGTCCGGC
This window of the bacterium genome carries:
- the lexA gene encoding transcriptional repressor LexA, with amino-acid sequence MADQLSDKQRKALAYIRTEVQTRGRPPTLREIGAQIGVTSTNGVRYLLDTLQKKGYLSRSPMLSRAIELTDRTTSLFPLDTVREVPLIGRVAAGTPLLATENLEGHVRVDRSIAGSDETFALRVRGDSMIDAGILEGDVIFAKPQETANPGDIVVALLGDEATVKYFRPQKDRVCLEPANRYYSPIVVERGTPGFRILGRVIGLMRKIQ
- a CDS encoding DUF4835 family protein, with translation MRLSRHIWPSILTVCAFLVFATPASAQLLYPEVTIDLQRLPEEAQTKLANLDTLLTTYLMNLDWAGDVYQYDYPVQISIFFTDYNPDPQEDRYKAKMIATNKQDVRLEDTRWEFGLRAPIQEIRFQPNTFHPFSSVVEFYIWILIGMEYDRLEKLGGQTYYEKARNIYLESSGTIYYFGWDFRNETLRNILDDANQAKRELDFFYFTGIYFDQQKDYKNAKDYLYYALVKLDKVPLDIMRRFLEVNHRQFAEALVRAGYPKGIQALMQMDPQHHSVYESIAPKGGNK
- the dtd gene encoding D-tyrosyl-tRNA(Tyr) deacylase, producing MKIVLQRVSSAQVSVNGKVVGKIGTGLVVLLGVEKEDGEAILEWGARKTAELRIFQDENDRMNRSLLEVGGEALVISQFTLLGDARKGRRPSYTDAAEPEVAEPLYEYFVECLRRQGVRVETGIFAAKMSVALVNEGPVTLIIER